The DNA region CGCTCCGGGGCCGTACCGCGCGCGTGAGCAAGCGGTGCGTCAACGCTGGCGGCTTATGGCATACCCAGAGTCTCCGCTTGCTGACGCGCGCGGTACTGCCCCGGAGCGCGCCTTTTCCCGTACACCGCTCTGCCATCCGATCTAACGTTGACCACCACCGCTATTGTCCAGCCGCCTTCGCGGGCGCGGGCCTGATGCTCAGCTCCGGGATGTAACGATAAACCCCGAATTCAACCCGTTCCTGAACGCCGATGGGAGGATTGGCTTGTAGCTTTAACTCGGCCATTGCCTTGCCGTAAGCCTGTACGAAATTGCCGATGTCCTCGAAGTTGTCGAAGTAAACGGCGACATGGACGGCGTTCGGATTGCCGCCGAGCCCCTCCACAAAGGTGGCAACCCCTTTGGAGTTGGTCTTGGCGTTGGCGGCCAGTGCGTTTTCCTTAAGATGTTTGGCATATTCCGCTACGCGCCCCGGTGTAATGGCGGTTGTGACGGCGAGGGCGAGTTTCGGCTCGCCCTTGAGGGGAACGCTCAACTCTGGCGCGATCGAAGCCAGGAAGCTGCGGTAGCCGGTGGTCAATTGCGCCCGTTTTGCGGCCCAGGCGCGCGCGCCCGCTTCACCCAGGGCCTTGACCACAAAGTTGGGTTCATCGAGTTGCTTGAAATTTTCGACTGGGCGGAACGTCCAGACTTCACCAACGGCGCCAAAGTACTGGACGACCCAGGTCTCAAACTGTTTGCCGCCCGCTTTTTTGAAAGCCGGGAGCGTCTCATTTTTGATGAACGCCTGGTATTGCTCCGCCATACCGGGTTTAACCTGCGTCACCGTCACCCAGTAAAGCTGCGGCGCGGGCGGGGTGTTTTGCGCCAAGCAGAACGGCGTCAGTGAAACGGCGAGTAACAGTGCGCCGAAAGCCAGGAAAAGTTTGGTGGTTGCATGGTGTCTCTGCATTGTGATTCTCCTTATTGGTGAATAGGGTTGGTGAAGGGAGTTGTTTGATACGTCCAACTCACAGTGGCTCACATTGGGTAAGGGCAAAAGAAGGCGCAGCCCTTGGTGAAGGTTCGGGAAGAACCAACGACACTGTTTATGGCTGCTTGTTCGCCTTGATCCGTTCGAGCGATGGTTGCGCCACCCGGCGAGAGCAGCGTGGCGAGTTCAAGCGCGTGGTCGAAGTCCTGGAAGGCTCCGTCCAGGTCGCCTTGCTGATAGCGGGCCACGCCGCGCTTGAAAAAGTCTTCGGTCGAATGGGCGCGCGGCGCTTGTCCAAAGCTGGCAGTAGGCACGGCGAACAGCACCAACACCCAGAGTAAAGTTGCGATGGGGGAAATGTGCTTGGTTCTTTTTGTCTTCATGGTTTTTCTCCTTAGCCTCAAACCATTTGCAGGTTTTGGAATCGGAGGCTTAATTGCCTCTACTGACTGAGGCGCATTCCGGCAGGCAAAGCGGCCAAGCTAATTGAAAAATTAGCGCGCTGGGTGGGGCTGTGTTAGATTGCGCGCCGTCAGTACAGCATTAACATCAATTCCTAAAACAGCTTGAGGCGCGGCAGATGGCAGTTTCTTCCACACACGAAGTCACACGCCTGTTGATGGCGTGGAGCGCGGGCGACCAGGCAGCCCTCGCCCAACTCGCCCCGCTGGTCGAAGCCGAGTTAGAACGCCTGGCGCATGCTTACATGCGCAGGGAACGCGCCGCGCACACGCTGCAAACGGGGGCGCTCGTCAACGAAGCTTATTTGCGCCTGATTGATTGGCAAGCCGTGGAGTGGCAGAACCGCGCGCATTTTTTTGGCGTGGCGGCCAGCCTTATGCGCAAGGTGTTGGTAGATTACGCGCGCCGCCGTGGGCAAGAGAAACGCGCGGGCGCACTGTTGCGTGTCTCGCTGACCGGAGCGGCCAATGAACCGCAACCGCACGATCCTGATCTGGTGGCACTGGATGAGGCCTTGCGGACGCTGGCCGCCTTCGATCCGCGCCAGAGCCGTATTGTCGAATTGCGCTTTTTCGGTGGCCTGACCGAAAAAGAAGTCGCCGAGGTGCTGCGCCTCAGCGAACGCACCGTGCGCCGCGAATGGAGTGTGGCGCAAGCCTGGCTTTACCACGCATTGCAGCGAGACGCGCCAAGCCTTTGACGGAATGCACCGGATTTTCAGGCTTGACCGGATTCATTAGACCTTATCGGGATTAAGCAATGAACGAACCACGGGGAACACGGGGCGCACGGGGAAATCAAGAAAAATACCTGTGGAGGCAGAGTTTCGGTCTACTGCTCTGGTTTGTGCTTTCCCCTCTTCCCCAGTGTTCCCCGTGGTTCAATCCTATTCCCGATAATGTCTATAGACTTCAAGAAAAAGAATTTCCGTAGCCAGTTCCAACGGAGCGTCAGCTAACAGCCTGGGGAGCAGCCCCAGGAAGCACATTGAGTCATTGTGCAAAGCCCTGAAAGGGCGACAGCCAAGCCTATGGCTGTCGCCCTTTCAGGGTTGGCCGAACCATTTGCACGACTCCCCAGGGCTTCACCCGGGGCTGTTGGCTGATCGTCCCTTTGGGGCTTTTCGGAAATTCTTTTTCTTAAAAACTATATTTATCAGGCTGAGCATCAGGCAGGGCATCAGGCTGGAGAGGATAGACAGGGCCAACGTTGTTGCGCATCGGCCAATCCGGTGCATTCTGAAAATCCGGTGCATCTTGTGCTCATCGTTACTTGTTCTGAATTGCAATGGACGCTGCACGTTGGGAACAAATCAAGGAGCTTTTCCACACGACGCTCGAACGCCCCGCCGCTGAGCGCGCCGCCTTTCTCGCCACGGTCTGTGACGCCGACGCCGAGTTGCGCCGCGAAGTCGAGTTATTGCTAGCCGCCCATGAGGAGGCGAGCGGGTTTTTGGACAACCAGGCCTTGCAACGGGCCGCGCAACATCTGGTCGCTGACGAACAGCCGACTCAACAATTCGGCACGACCATCGGGCAACAACTTAGCCACTACAAAATCCTGTCACGCATCGGCGCGGGCGGCATGGGCGAAGTCTATTTGGCCCGCGATGACCGTTTGAAACGCCGCGTCGCGCTCAAACTGTTGCCGGTCAAATTCACCCAGGATGCCGAACGTCTGCAGCGCTTCATTCGTGAGGCCGAAGCCGCCTCGGCGCTCAATCATCCGAACATCATCACGATTTATGAGATTGGCGTGGTCGAGTCCGAACGCGGCCAAACGCATTTCATCGCCACCGAATACATCGAAGGCGTCACCTTGCGCGAATGGCAGCCGGACGATGAAAGCAAGCGCCTGAGCCAGACACTCGAACTCGGCAGCCAGATCGCTTCGGCCCTGGACGCCGCGCATCACGCGGGCATCGTGCACCGCGACATCAAACCCGAAAACCTGATGGTACGGCCCGATGGTTTAGTGAAGGTATTGGATTTCGGCTTGGCAAAACTGACGGCGACGAATGCGTCGGGTGGTAACCAGATTGACACGGATGCGCAAACCACACCGCCAGAGATGGAGACGCTGCCCGGCATGATCCTGGGGACGCTGCGGTACATGTCACCCGAACAGGCGCGCGGACGGGCGCTCGATGCGCGCACCGACATTTTCAGCTTGGGCGTAGTGTTGTATGAGCTGCTGACCGGCCAGGCGCTATTTGAAGGCGAGACGACCGCCGACGTGATCGCCGCGATCATCCACAAAGAAACGCCGCACCTAAGCACCTACTTGCCCGACGCGCCGCCTGAGTTGGAGCGCATTTTGCGCAAGTCGCTGGCGAAAGATTGCCGCGACCGGTACCAGACCGCGCGTGATTTGCAAATTGATTTGCAAGCGCTCAAGCAGGAATCAGAGTTGAGCGCGCGGCTGGCGCGTTCGGGAGCAACGCATGCCACTACTCCTGGCGCGTCTGTAGTGCGACCTTCGGGTGTGCTGGCAATGAGGAAGAGTTGGCAGCAGTGGGTTATTGGGCTACTGACCGTGCTGTTTTTGAGCGGGATGTTCTGGTGGGTAGCCAGCCGAGGTGCTGGCAAGAGCGGAATGCCCGCGCCAGCGCTGCTGAAAAACACTGAGATCGTGACTTGGCGCAGCACGTCTGGTGAAATATACAGCGATGGCACATTCTCGCCCGATGGCAAATGGATAGCATTCGCTTCCACCAAAAGCGGCAGCAAGAATATCTGGGTTGCACAGACCGGCTCAGGCGAAGAGCACCAAAGCACCCGGGACGAATTTAGCAATGGTGAGCCGCTCTGGTCGCCGACGGGTGAGGACCTCGCGTTCTTATCCATTAAACGTGGCGGCGAATCGGGCATCTGGCGCATGCCGATGCTAGGCGGCCCGTTAACCTTACTCAAGACATTGCCGCTGGGCGAAGGCAATGTTAAATTGCGCCGCTGGTCGAAAGATGGCGCGACGATCTATTACGAATCGAGGCAGCAACTTTTTGCGCTGGCGGTGAAAACAGGTCAGACCGTGCAAGTGACCAATTTCGATCTGGCTCAGATGGCTGTCGCGCCTGGCCTCAGCCTTGATCCTGATGAAAAACGTGTTGCCTATCGCACCACCGCAGCGAATACGGGGCACGTCATCTGGGTGTCACCCTTGTCCGGAGGAAAACCACAACGGATTTTTGAGACCAAGGCAGTCATCCGCAACCTGGTCTGGCATCCCGACGGACAGCGGTTGCTTTTCAGTATGCAGATGGATGACACCCTGCAAGTTTTCGCGCTTGACGTTGAAATGCGGCAGCCGGTGCAATTGACCTTTTTTGAGCACGACAGCTTTGTAGTGGATGTCGCAGCGGACGGCACAAAGGTATTGTATAGCTCGGCCAAAGAGGAGTCCGATTTGTGGGGCATCAATTTGGCGAAGCCCGCCGAGTTTCCTGTTGCGTCAGACCTTAGCGCCGAGCTTTGGCCCGACATTGCGCCTGACAACCGCACGATTGTTTATCAAGCCATCAAAAATCTGAGCCTGGGCAATAAGCTTTTTCGAGGAGCGCTGCTCACTAAATCGCTAGGGACCACAAATGAGCCAATAGCACTGACTACCATTGGCTTTTTGCCGAAATGGTCACCCACTGGCAAGCAACTGGCGTTTATTCGCCAGGAAAATGATTCGTTTAGCCTCAAGACCGTTAAGTCTACGGGGGGCCCTATCCAGACTTTAGTTGCCAGCGGACTCATTAGTAGTGATTACCGCCTTTTACCTTATACCCGTTCACAAGCGAGCGATTACAGTTGGGCTCCAGATGGTAGCAAGCTGGCTTACAGTGCGAACAAGGACGGCTTGCGCAATATCCGGCTCGTTGAGGCAGGAGGTTCAAACGCGGATACGCCGCTCACCGCAAACACAGATCAGAATTTGCGGATGTATTGCCCGCTTTGGTCGTCCAGTGGGAAGCATCTCGCTTATGCCACTCAGCCGGGCAAAATCGCCAAGCGGGAAGACTTGATTTACGGCTTTTGGGTAATTGACCTGGCGACGCGGCAAGCAAAAGCGGTATTGCAATTGAACACAACAATGCGGCTGTTAGGTTGGGTGCACGCAGAGCAGGAATTGCTCTTTGCTAAATATCCCAAAGGCCAGCCGCCGGTCAGTCTCATGTGCGTGTCAATCGCTACGGGCGCACAGACACTGATTGCCGACTTGCCGACGGCGGATTACTACAACATCCATCTGTCTCCCGATCAACGTGCCATTGCGTATGTGGCGCGTCAGGATGGGAAAGACGATATTTGGTTAATGCCTGTTAGTGGTGGTATGGGGCGACGCCTAACCAGCAACAATGACCCGGAACTCTATTTTTCCAGCCTAACTTGGTCGCCCGATAGCCGGGTGATCTATTACGGCAAGCAATTGCGGTATAGCCTGCTTTCGATGCTCACCGAGTTCAAATGAGTTTGGGATTCGGTCCGGCAGTGGAACAGGCGGAAGAATTTTTTGACATGGTATTTTGGGTTGGCCGGTTTGGGCGCCCACTTACGCCTTACACGATGTAACACAAATCTACTTCAAAGGAGTTCACTATGTTTAGAAAAAGCCTTATCGCGAGCGCGCTGCTGATGATTGCGTTCGGGTTGTTAGCGTTGACCGACTCTTCCGGCGCGCGCGCCAGGCCGCCCGTCAGTGCGGAATTGACAGCGCAACAACAGCAAGAAGTGAATTGTGCTGATAGATCGGCTATTTATGTGGCGATCTATAAGATATTGAGAACGGACGCCAACCTGAATAACCGGAAGCAACTGGAGCACATCAATGTTAGCTTTAGCGTTATCAAAGACGCTCGCGGCAACATTACCTTCAGCAAAGACGAAGTCACGTTACGAGGCTGGGCTCTTGCAGCGGAGGCTGACGCTGACAAAATGTCTGCGATCAATCAAGTCGAGGCGCTGATCAGAAAGGCGACCAAGTGCGTAGCTAAGGTCAACAAGGAGAATCTAGCCAATTACAAGCAGATTTCCTGCCCTGACGGCTTTAGGGATTGTGGCGAGCTGTGCATCCCCATAAACGAGGATTGCAACATCCCACCACCGCCAGGCTAAAAACTGGAACACCGCACTCGCCTGAAAAGGGAATAGCATACCTGCCGGCGTGAGCGTTTGCCTGAACCCTAAACGCTTGCGCCGGTTACACTGACTCAAGCCGACATGTTTCCTTCCCCTTTGGAAAGCCGTAGGAGCAGCTTATGGAAAACACAACTAACCCAACCTCTGATGTAACGCCACCAACAGCGACGATCAAACCGCAGCAACCGGAGGCCGCTACCGGCATTGACCAACCAGCGACACCATCTCAGCCAGACGACCCCAATTTCAACTTGGCGCGGAGCGAAGTGAATGCCCATGTGAAAGAAGAAATGGGCGAAATCATCTTGCCTTCTGAGTTTTCGCCGAAGCCGATTGAACAGGAAAGAGCGGAAAGAAAGCTGCCATATTTGGGGGCTGTGAACAGCGAGGAGCTTGCGGCGGATCTAATCCGTGACGTCCGTGTGTTGCTTGCCCCCAAGCTCGGAAAAGTTGCGGGTGAAATACCGATGAAAGATATCGCTGACAAATTGCCTTATTTTGATTGGCGTTGGGACGGAGTCGTGCCTCCAGCCCGGGCACAGGGAGATTGCGGCAGTTGCTGGGCTTTTGTGGCAACAGAGGCGTTTGAAAGCCGACTGATATACAACCTCAACCGCTTCAAACTCAACAGTGGGAAGCCAGACGCGTTTACCCAGGTCACGCTCTGCGTTCAAGGAGTGCTGAATTGCGTCACAAACGGCAATTGCGGGGGTGGTAGTTATACCGATGCCTTCGACCATATGGTCAAGCAAGGCGCGCGCATTCTCCAATACGATCCCACGGGTGGGGCATTTGATGATCGAAAAACATTGTTAGGGGTGAAAGGGCCTTGTACTGAGAATGATCAGCGTAACAGGATCAAGGCATCGGCTTGGGATTTTGTGTTTATCAAAGACCCGCTCTTGGCACCGCGCGATTCTGCCGATATCCTCCAAATGAAAGTGGCGTTGTTAGAGCATGGCCCGTTGGCAGTGCTGGTCAGGAAAGACGATAACTTCAAAGCCTACACCGGTGGTGTTTTCAATCAACACAATGAGAGGAGTGTTAACCACGCCGTACTGCTGACCGGCTGGGACGAGGAACGAAAGGCTTGGATCATCCTTAATTCCTCCGGGCGAGAATGGGGTGAAACCTGTGTTGACGAGGCGAAACTCCAGGATCAATTCCCCGGGTTTTGGCCACGTCCTCTCTATCGCCGTCATGAAAAGGGATGTATGTATATCGCATACGGCACAAGTCACATCGGCACGTTAGCCGCTTGGATAGAAGCCCCGTTTAGCGTGCAGGGAAACATCATCGAAACCCTACAAAATGATCGAGAACTGGCGGAGAAAACTGGGCAAAGCGATCCGTATGTGGTTACAAGCTGAAAGGCGGCGGATTACTCCGCCGCCTTCTTTGCCTTCGGTCTGAAATTGGCTGCCAGCACCTTCTTACGCATGCGGATGGATTGCGGCGTGACCTCGACCAGTTCGTCATCGGCCAGATATTCAATCGCCTGTTCCAGCGTCAGATCGCGCACGGGCACCAGCCGCAGCGCTTCATCCGCCGACGAAGCGCGCATGTTGGTCAGCTTCTTTTCGCGGATGATGTTCACGTCCAGATCAACGTCGCGCGCGTTCTCGCCGACGATCATGCCTTCGTAAACCTGGGTCTGCGGTTTGATGAAGAGAGCGCCGCGTTCCTGTAGGTTGAAGATCGCGTAGGCCGTCGCCACACCCGCGCGGTCGGAGACCAGGCTGCCCGTGCCGCGTCCTTGCAATTCGCCCTGCCATTTGCCCCAGCGTAAAAACAGCGTGTTGAGCAGGCCCGTGCCCTTGGTTTCGGTCAGGAATTCGTTGCGGAAGCCGATCAGGCCGCGCGAGGGAATCTCGAATTCCATGCGCACACGCCCGTGGCCGTGGTTGACCATTTTGGTCATGGTGCCTTTGCGGCGGCCCATCGCTTCGGTGACGACGCCGATGAATTGGTCGGGCACGTCAATCACGGCGAGTTCGATGGGTTCGCGCAATTCGCCGTCAATCTTTTGCGTGACGACTTGCGGGCGGGCGACGTTCATCTCGTAGCCTTCGCGCCGCATCTGTTCGATCAGGATGGCGAGTTGCAATTCGCCGCGCCCTGAGATTTTGAAACTATCGGGCGAGCCGGTGTCTTCGACGCGGATGGCGACGTTGGCGCGCAACTCTTTATCGAGCCGTTCGCGGATTTTGCGCGAGGTGACGTGCTGGCCTTCTAGCCCGGCGAAGGGCGAGGTGTTGACGCTGAAGATCATCGAGATCGTCGGCTCGTCCACCACGATGCGCGGCAGCGGTTTGGGGTCAATGACGCAGGCGACGGTGTCGCCGATGTTGATGCCTTCGATGCCGGCCAGTGCGATGATGTCGCCGGCGGCGGCCGTTTCAATCGGCGTCTGTTTCAAACCGTCGAAGGTGTAAAGCTGGGTGACCTTGGTTTTTTCCTGCGCGCCGTCGTGCTTGCAGACGACGACCTGATCACCGACCGCGACCGTGCCGTTGAAGATGCGCCCGATGGCGAGACGCCCGACATACTCACTGTAAGCCAGATTGGCGACCAGCACTTGCAGCGGTGCCTCGGCATCGCAGCGCGGCGCCGGGATGGTTTTCAGAATCTGTTCAAACAAGGGGCGCAGGTCGCTGCTCTCTTCTTCCAACGTATTTTTGGCGATGCCGTCGCGCGAGATGGCATACAGGATCGGGAAGTCAATCTGTTCGTCGTCAGCGTCGAGGTCAATGAAGAGATCGTAGACTTCGTTGACGACTTCGTCGGGCCGCGCGTCGTGGCGGTCAATCTTGTTGATGACGACGATGGGTTTGAGCTTCTGTTCGAGCGCCTTTGACAGTACGTAGCGCGTCTGTGGCAACGGCCCTTCCGAAGCGTCCACCAGCAAGACTACGCCATCGGCCAGTTTGAGCACGCGCTCGACCTCGCCGCCGAAATCGGAGTGGCCGGGGGTGTCCAGGATGTTGATCTTGGTGCCGTGGTATTGCACGGCGGTGTTCTTCGCCATGATCGTGATGCCGCGTT from Acidobacteriota bacterium includes:
- a CDS encoding serine/threonine-protein kinase, whose translation is MDAARWEQIKELFHTTLERPAAERAAFLATVCDADAELRREVELLLAAHEEASGFLDNQALQRAAQHLVADEQPTQQFGTTIGQQLSHYKILSRIGAGGMGEVYLARDDRLKRRVALKLLPVKFTQDAERLQRFIREAEAASALNHPNIITIYEIGVVESERGQTHFIATEYIEGVTLREWQPDDESKRLSQTLELGSQIASALDAAHHAGIVHRDIKPENLMVRPDGLVKVLDFGLAKLTATNASGGNQIDTDAQTTPPEMETLPGMILGTLRYMSPEQARGRALDARTDIFSLGVVLYELLTGQALFEGETTADVIAAIIHKETPHLSTYLPDAPPELERILRKSLAKDCRDRYQTARDLQIDLQALKQESELSARLARSGATHATTPGASVVRPSGVLAMRKSWQQWVIGLLTVLFLSGMFWWVASRGAGKSGMPAPALLKNTEIVTWRSTSGEIYSDGTFSPDGKWIAFASTKSGSKNIWVAQTGSGEEHQSTRDEFSNGEPLWSPTGEDLAFLSIKRGGESGIWRMPMLGGPLTLLKTLPLGEGNVKLRRWSKDGATIYYESRQQLFALAVKTGQTVQVTNFDLAQMAVAPGLSLDPDEKRVAYRTTAANTGHVIWVSPLSGGKPQRIFETKAVIRNLVWHPDGQRLLFSMQMDDTLQVFALDVEMRQPVQLTFFEHDSFVVDVAADGTKVLYSSAKEESDLWGINLAKPAEFPVASDLSAELWPDIAPDNRTIVYQAIKNLSLGNKLFRGALLTKSLGTTNEPIALTTIGFLPKWSPTGKQLAFIRQENDSFSLKTVKSTGGPIQTLVASGLISSDYRLLPYTRSQASDYSWAPDGSKLAYSANKDGLRNIRLVEAGGSNADTPLTANTDQNLRMYCPLWSSSGKHLAYATQPGKIAKREDLIYGFWVIDLATRQAKAVLQLNTTMRLLGWVHAEQELLFAKYPKGQPPVSLMCVSIATGAQTLIADLPTADYYNIHLSPDQRAIAYVARQDGKDDIWLMPVSGGMGRRLTSNNDPELYFSSLTWSPDSRVIYYGKQLRYSLLSMLTEFK
- the typA gene encoding translational GTPase TypA; the protein is MDSTKQREDIRNIAIVAHVDHGKTTLVDAMLRQSGLYRANEKVVERVMDSMDLERERGITIMAKNTAVQYHGTKINILDTPGHSDFGGEVERVLKLADGVVLLVDASEGPLPQTRYVLSKALEQKLKPIVVINKIDRHDARPDEVVNEVYDLFIDLDADDEQIDFPILYAISRDGIAKNTLEEESSDLRPLFEQILKTIPAPRCDAEAPLQVLVANLAYSEYVGRLAIGRIFNGTVAVGDQVVVCKHDGAQEKTKVTQLYTFDGLKQTPIETAAAGDIIALAGIEGINIGDTVACVIDPKPLPRIVVDEPTISMIFSVNTSPFAGLEGQHVTSRKIRERLDKELRANVAIRVEDTGSPDSFKISGRGELQLAILIEQMRREGYEMNVARPQVVTQKIDGELREPIELAVIDVPDQFIGVVTEAMGRRKGTMTKMVNHGHGRVRMEFEIPSRGLIGFRNEFLTETKGTGLLNTLFLRWGKWQGELQGRGTGSLVSDRAGVATAYAIFNLQERGALFIKPQTQVYEGMIVGENARDVDLDVNIIREKKLTNMRASSADEALRLVPVRDLTLEQAIEYLADDELVEVTPQSIRMRKKVLAANFRPKAKKAAE
- a CDS encoding sigma-70 family RNA polymerase sigma factor translates to MAVSSTHEVTRLLMAWSAGDQAALAQLAPLVEAELERLAHAYMRRERAAHTLQTGALVNEAYLRLIDWQAVEWQNRAHFFGVAASLMRKVLVDYARRRGQEKRAGALLRVSLTGAANEPQPHDPDLVALDEALRTLAAFDPRQSRIVELRFFGGLTEKEVAEVLRLSERTVRREWSVAQAWLYHALQRDAPSL